Proteins from one Prevotella sp. E2-28 genomic window:
- the argR gene encoding arginine repressor → MKDKKNRLEALRLIISSQQMGSQEELLNALQNEGFNLTQATLSRDLKQLKVAKAATMSGNYVYVLPNESMYKRVSTHSSVREMMQMPGFISITYSGNMAVIKTRPGYASAIAWNIDRSDIPEILGTIAGDDNIFIVIKEGVSHREVTEALKEVVPNIK, encoded by the coding sequence ATGAAGGATAAGAAGAATCGATTGGAGGCACTGAGGCTGATTATTTCCAGCCAGCAAATGGGTAGTCAGGAAGAGTTGTTGAATGCTCTTCAGAACGAAGGTTTTAATCTGACACAAGCCACGCTGAGCCGTGACCTGAAGCAGCTAAAGGTTGCAAAGGCAGCCACCATGAGCGGCAACTACGTTTACGTACTCCCCAACGAGTCTATGTATAAACGCGTAAGCACGCACTCTTCCGTCCGCGAAATGATGCAGATGCCAGGTTTCATCAGCATCACCTATTCTGGCAACATGGCAGTTATCAAGACCCGCCCAGGTTATGCCAGCGCTATTGCTTGGAACATTGACCGTAGCGATATCCCTGAGATTCTGGGTACTATTGCTGGCGATGATAATATTTTTATTGTAATTAAAGAAGGCGTGAGCCATAGAGAAGTGACAGAAGCACTGAAAGAAGTGGTTCCTAACATAAAATAA